The genomic segment GTCTCTATTGTTTTTGCCCTGTCATAACTTAAAGCAAATGGAACTCCTTCGTAACCTCTGGTAGTGCCCTTAGATTGATGTTTACGTCAAGCTTGCTCCATTCTAAGCAAATGAGCAAAGGTGAAATAAAGGGCCATGCTGCATGCCCCTGTCCTCTTCCatggaggaaagaggagaggcacTTGCCAAGCTCTGTGTGTGTTCCAGCTACCTAGCTCTTCTAAAGTTCAGAACAGATAACATTGATAATTAGGCCTACCTCTCTTGGATTGGGAAACCCATTGGCAATGATAATCTTCTTGTAATATTGAACTGAAGCCTTTGGATAGCGAGGCTTATTTCTGTCGTTAAATTCAACATAGTAGAATCCATATCTATCTGAGTATCCTTTCTCCCATTCAAACTTATCCAACAGAGACCAGGAAGTATACCCCTTTATATCAGCACCGTCTTTTATAGCTGCAAagacattttattccattttaaatatatttcatttacttagaaaaataaaactgtgaagataatgttaaaaatgttttcatttctgagaTATAAAAGCAAGTTTCAGTTGATCGTGTGTTAGTCACATTTTGTCTCAGTTAAATGGGAAAACTGCAGACAATCTTGGTTTGTGTCTCACCTTTTAGCATTTCATTTATGTATCCTTTAAGGTACTGAATTCTCCACTCATCACATAATTGAGTACAGTGGAATTTTTGAGATGCTCCATTTTCCATCACATATATGGGAGGATCGCCATATTGAGTCTGAAAGTGAGTCATAGCaacaaatatcttaaaaattCTGACCTACAGGTAGGTTTCTGAGTCAGTGGCTCATATAGGAACACATATTCAAGCCTGCCACATTCTAATCAAGTGTGTTTTTGGCATTTAGTAGATGTCAGATAACGTGCTTATTTAGAGATTATTGTAGGCAGGAGACAGGTTCATATAAAGGATGTATTTCTCAATAAATGAGCATtgttgccaggcgtggtggctcttgcctgtaatcccagcactttgtttgggaggctgaggtgggcagatcacctgaggtcaggagtttgagaccagcctggccaacatggtgaaaacctgtctctactaaaaatacaaaaattagccaggcgtggtggcatgcgcctgtaatcccagctacttgagaggccaaggcaggagaatcacttgaatctgggaggagagggggcagtgagccgaaatcgtgccgctgcactccaacctgggcgacagagcgagactctgtcacaaaaaaaaaaaaataaaagagcgtTGTCGGAGGGGACATGTACTTTGGTCTTGTTCTTTGCCACATATTCCAGTTTAGGCGAGAAGGACAGCAAAATAAATATGGGATACAAATTTTAGCTAAAGTTATATACATGCAAATGGTTGTGCATGGTAGACATGAGTCTGTAAGGCCTATATTTAGTAGCCTCTGAAGTATGACTCActaggtttattttgttttattaactttCTAATGTAGGCACCTGAGCTTAAGCTGTGAGAACATGAATTCAAGTCTAAATGTCCTTTGAATAGCTTGATGTGATAATCACCTGAGCAAAGTTGAGGAGCCTCCTAAATCCCCAAGGCACAGAATATAGCCATTTAGACCCCAGATCTGGCCAGTTTGGGTCAACCAGCTCTATTAAGTCACGATCATTCTGGTAGCTGGGCCCCTGGCGGGAGGggttcttcctttccatgatGTACCGAGTAGTAAAATGACCTAATCCCAAGAAATCAGATGTGCCTTTAATGTAGCTCTTCTCCTGGAGTGAGAACACTGGTAACCTTGACATCTCCAGGCCTTGCTCTgcactctttcttccttttgagaGAAAAAAGTAGAATTTAACAAAGGCTTATTTTCTCCCAATCACTGTGTTATGTATCATGACGATAGTGACATCTTGACATAAAAGGTGGGCTTTAGGATTCATCTGCATGGGAAGTATAACCTTAGCCATCCAAAGTGGAATTTTTGAAATTTCAATGCTGTCCAAAATATTTATAAGTTTATATTGCTTAAAAGTAGTATTTTCACAGATAATAAGTGGTGTATAGCCATCTGGAAAAAAAGTAGAGTTGGGCTTCTGTATTGTTCCTTACATTAAAAATGGgtaatttggccaggtgtggtggctcacgcctgtaatcccaacattttgggaggccgaggcgggtggatcacttgaggtcaggagttcgagaccagcccggccaacatggtgaaaccctgttgctactaaaaatacaaaaaattggccagaagcggtggtccacgcctgtaatcccagcactttggcaggccgagaggggcagatcacgaggtcaggagttccagaccagcctgaccaacatggtgaaaccccatctctactaaaaatacaaaaattagcccggcgtggtggcgaacgcctgtaatcccagctacttgggaggttgaggcaggagagttgcttgaacctgggaggtggaggttgcagtgagccaagatcacaccactgcactccagcctggtcaacagagccagactatcttaaaaaaaaaaaaaaaaaaaaattagccgggcgtggtggcaagcatctgtaatcccagctactcgggaggctaaggcaggagaatcgcttgaaccctggaggcggaggtcgcagtgagtcgagatcacgccattgcactccagcctgggcaatgagcaaaactccatctcaaaaaataaaaactagaaatgtgTCATTTTAGCTGCCTTTGGGAAGGGAACTGGAAGGCCAGTGATGGTATGTGCTATCTTTCAAAGTTGTAAAAGCATATGTCGTTTAACTGACCAGTTCCAAATCTGTTTACACTTTACTCACATATAAAGGGATGTTTGTACAAGTATCTTCATTAGAGACTGAGCagcaaaagattggaaacaacctaaatgtctgtcaGTAGGGACCGGTTACATAAATGATGAAATATCCATGGTACAACACTACGCAGCCATTAGAACAAATGAGGCAGCACTTTCTATAGCAATGTGGAAAGCTTGCCGGGATATAGGTTTCCGTGAAAAAAAGCTTCAGAATGTTGCATATAATCCTAAGCACATACACTGACCACATATACAACCCATCTCTGGAAGTATACTTGCttctggggagggaaggagagaggcctgACTTTTTAGTTCAtactttttgtactttaaaaaatttgaaacatgTCCAGGTGTGATCTATGCAAAAATGGCTTTTAATatataaatcaagaaaacaacATTTTCCATGAATTGATCTGCAATATAACCTTAAGAATAGTTCCAAAGAGGATAATAGTTTAGATAAAATGAATACAAAGTTTGTGTTATTAAATACCCTTAAGATATTagcataaagcaaataaaatattggcaCGTTATTTCAGTTACATTTAGTGACTTAAGAAAAACCACCAGCTGTCGTCATTGTCCTTGCACTAATACAATAGCCACTTGCTGCATATGGCTATTAAAATATAGTGACCGAaggattgaatttttaattttaatttttaaaattctgatagaCGCTGGTGGCTAGAAGCTATTGTATTGGACAGCACATGTATAGAACATTTCCGTCATTGTGGAAAGTTCTATTGAACAGCACTGATCTGGAAatacttttgtttatatatttactgtgAGTAAAAGAGTACTTCTGAGAGGCCTGGAAGTAATTTGTGAACAAGATTTCAGGCAGAATGCTTTCAGTACTAAATAAAACTTCAACTGCTTAGAGGATCCTTCTTTCTACATTgtgcaaaggaaaagttcagCCTGTTTCCCACTTGTATCATCACAAAATTGGAGTTGAGAGgggctgggattattggcattaCGCCCAAAATGTGCTGTCTCACAAATCATCTATTTGGCTTTGTCATGCAGTCTTTTTGTGGCACCTGCAATGGCCTCTGAGGGTCCCAAGAGAGTGAATGCACTGTGTGAATGATAAGTTGTGTCTACAGGGACATGGGCCCTGTCAGTCCCTTCATGAACGCTTTTTCCTTGTGCATCTTGAGGAAACTATTCTCAAGATTTTGAGTGTATGTGTATAGATGTGTCACAGAACTGATTGAcaccaaaagatttttaaagattgtatCTAATGCCTTCATTTTCAGATAAGATTAAGAACCAAAGGTGAAGCACCTTGCCCACAGTCACTCACAAGTTAGTGGCGGAGTTGGTATTAGAACTTGCTACCTCCTGTTCAGATAAGTATGTTTGATAAATGTGTTTTATAGAAAGGGGCATTTTTCAAATGTTGGCAGTTCTCTCTTAATCAGACACCTAAAATAGCTTTGTTGTGTGTAACGGTAACCCAATTCCAGTgttatttttgtctccttttttttaagGTGAGTGCCAGCTGATACCTTTAAATCAGAGACAATATGTTTAAATTTCTGTGGTCAGACACTGCCGGTTACCTACACCCAGTAGTCAGTCCAATGCCTGTCTTCCAtgcctccttcctccccagcGTCTGGGGCCCTAGTTATGATGATCTAGGGCATCACCTGACCTAACCATGTGACAGTTCTGTCCCTTGAGGCACAAAGGGGCAGAAGCTGCTTCCTGGGAAGATTTTGCTTGTTCCTAAAAATAGCTAAGAggaatggccaggtgcggtggttcatgcctgtaatccctgtactttgggaggccaaggtgggcagatcacttgaagctgggagtttgagaccagcctggccaagatggtgaaaccccgtctctactaaaaatacaaacaattggctggacatggtggtgtatgcctgtgagcccagctactcaggtggccaaggcacaagaattgcttgaatctgggaggcggaggttgcagtgagccaagattgcaccactgcactccagcctgggcaacagagtgagactctctctcaaaaaaaattaaaaaaaaaaaaaaaaaaaaggaacaagaaaaggatacCTGCATtcaccacttccattcaacatagtaATGAGAGTTCTAGCCAGAGTAattatgcaagaaaaataaatagaaggcatccaacagaggctcatgcctgtaatcccagcactttgggaggctgaggcaggcggaggcggatcacaaggtcaagagttcgagactaccctggccaatatggtgaaaccctgtctatactaaaaatacaaaacttaggccctggtggcgggcacctgtagtcccagctatttgggaggctcaggcaggagaattgcctgaacccgggaggcagaggttgcagtgagccaagatcatgccactgcattccagcctggacaacagagtgagactcagtttcaaaacaaacaaaactgcttagaaaaaaacatggcctggtgtggtggcccaagcctgtaatcccagcactttgggaggccaaggtgggcagatagcttgagcctagacgtttgagaccagcttggactacatagtcaaaccccgtctctacaaaatatacaaaaaattagttggggccgggcgcggtggctcaagcctgtaatcccagcactttgggaggccgagacgggcggatcacgaggtcaggagttcgagaccatcctggctaacatggtgaaatgccgtctctattaaaaagtacaaaaagctagccgggcgaggtggctggtgcctgtagtcccacctactcgggaggctgaggcaggagaatggcgtaaacccgggaggcggagtttgcagtgagctgagatccggccactgcactctagctccggcgacagagcaagactctgtctcaaaaaaaaaaaaaaaaattagttgggcttggtggtgtgtgcctgtggtcccagctacttgggaggctgaagtgggaggatcactggagcccagggaggttgaggctgcagtgagctatgatcgcccCTCTGCtgtccagcgtgggtgacagggcgagagaccctgtctcaaaaaaaaaaaaaaaaaaaaaaattactggcgtgacccactagggaggctgaggtgggagattcacctgaggtcaggagttcaaggccagcccggccaaaatggtgaaaccttatctctagagaaaatacaaaaatgggctaagcatgatgacaggtgcctgtaaccccaggtacctgggaggctgaggcaggagaatcacttgaacctgggagacagcggttgcagtgagctgagatcgcaccattgcactccagcctgggcaacagaacgagactctgtctcaaaaaaaagaaaagaaagaaaaagaaaagagcaaaagcaCCATGACATTTAATTAGGCAGTTATATCTTGATtctgacaccaaaagcacaggcaacaaaaataggcaaaagaaacaaacataaatagacaaattggacttcatgaaatgttttaaaatttgggaaTCAAGACACTAGCAACAATAAAAAACCCAcatagaatgggaggaaatattggCATATCgtatatctgataaaagattaGACTCCAGAATATGTAGAGAATTcccaaaactcaacaacaaaaacaacccaattcaaaaatgggcaaataacttGAATCGGCATTTTTTCTAAAGAAGATCtacagatggccaataagcacatgaaaagatgctcttactaatcattagggaaacacaaatcaaaactgcaatgagatacaaCCTCACACCTACTGGGATGGCCATTATTAAGCAAAATAACAAgcgttggcaaggatgtggagtaatTGGGACCCTTGTGTattgttgctgggaatgtaaaatggtacacccactgtggaaaacagtacgacacttccttaaaaaaaattaaaaatggaatttttcatatgatccagcaattccacttctgggtatataccccaaataaCTGAAAGCTGGATCTtgagatatttgtacacctgtgtttttagcattattcacaatagctaaaacattgaagcaacctaagtgtctattgatggatgaatgaataagcatAATATGATACATACAGAcactggaaaattttttttttcccccaagatgaagtctcactctgtcacccaggctggagtgcagtggcactatctcggctcactgcaacctccacctcccaggt from the Chlorocebus sabaeus isolate Y175 chromosome 26, mChlSab1.0.hap1, whole genome shotgun sequence genome contains:
- the LCTL gene encoding lactase-like protein isoform X4; this encodes MASYFRDYANLCFEAFGDRVKHWITFSDPRAMAEKGYETGHHAPGLKLRGTGLYKAAHHIIKAHAQAWHSYNTTWRSKQQGLVGISLNCDWGEPVDISNPKDIEAAERYLQFCLGWFANPIYAGDYPQVMKDYIGRKSAEQGLEMSRLPVFSLQEKSYIKGTSDFLGLGHFTTRYIMERKNPSRQGPSYQNDRDLIELVDPNWPDLGSKWLYSVPWGFRRLLNFAQTQYGDPPIYVMENGASQKFHCTQLCDEWRIQYLKGYINEMLKAIKDGADIKGYTSWSLLDKFEWEKGYSDRYGFYYVEFNDRNKPRYPKASVQYYKKIIIANGFPNPREVESWYLKALEICSINNQRLAAEPLLSHMQMVTEIVVPTVCSLCVLITAVLLMLLLRRQS